A genomic region of uncultured Paludibaculum sp. contains the following coding sequences:
- a CDS encoding IS66 family transposase: protein MIDLPGDSAALKAMVLSLLTECDHHAQRAEQQAQRAEQQTQRADEQTRRAEELRVEMLRLQLELERYKKWYYGPRADRLQSTGDLAQMLFDFAASMDQKPVHPDDVPPETPQDSEVRRVRRRKGRRNLANFENLPATTHVHELSAEQRACPCCGTERQEIGADESWQIEYLPGHFERIHHVRKKYACTACENGGGKPSIETAAKPEAAIDKGLAGPGLLAYIVTSKFSDYLPLYRLEDIFARQGFEISRATQSVWCGDVADLAEPLYQLMAQRVRSSHVVATDDTIMPMLSKGKTANARMWIYVGDDDHAYNVFDFTLNRGRDGPKHFLKDYRQVLLADAYGGYNGVVAGNEITRAGCWAHFRRKVVEAEKAAPEIARSVVEVVRALYSVERQAAALPVAERLKLRQENSVPVVTELREKLLGWKEQLLPKHPMAEALNYALSQWAELTVFCSDGAVPLDNNISEREMKRVVLNRKNSLFVGNARGGRTAAILASLTSTCRRHDVDPQLYLTQLLTNLPSVRLSDLADWLPDAWKRRQAASPEGPPK, encoded by the coding sequence TTGATCGACTTACCCGGGGACAGCGCAGCGCTGAAGGCGATGGTGCTCTCCCTGCTGACCGAGTGCGATCACCATGCCCAGCGCGCCGAACAGCAGGCACAACGTGCCGAACAGCAGACTCAGCGTGCCGATGAACAGACTCGCCGCGCTGAAGAACTCCGCGTGGAAATGCTCCGCCTTCAACTGGAATTGGAGCGTTATAAGAAGTGGTATTACGGTCCCCGCGCCGACCGGCTGCAATCAACTGGCGATCTGGCGCAGATGCTGTTCGACTTCGCCGCATCGATGGACCAGAAGCCGGTTCATCCGGATGACGTTCCTCCCGAGACGCCACAGGACTCGGAAGTGCGCCGCGTGCGGCGCCGCAAAGGCCGGCGCAATCTCGCCAACTTTGAGAATCTCCCGGCCACCACGCATGTCCACGAGCTGAGCGCGGAACAGCGAGCCTGCCCCTGCTGTGGAACCGAGCGCCAGGAGATCGGCGCCGACGAGAGCTGGCAGATCGAGTATCTGCCCGGTCACTTCGAACGCATCCACCACGTGCGCAAGAAGTATGCCTGTACGGCCTGCGAGAACGGCGGCGGCAAACCCAGTATCGAAACGGCGGCCAAGCCCGAGGCAGCAATTGACAAGGGGTTGGCCGGACCGGGCCTGCTGGCTTACATCGTGACCAGCAAGTTTTCCGATTACCTGCCGCTCTACCGGCTGGAAGACATCTTCGCGCGGCAGGGCTTCGAGATTTCGCGCGCCACCCAATCGGTATGGTGCGGCGATGTGGCAGACTTGGCCGAACCGCTGTACCAATTGATGGCGCAGCGAGTGCGGTCCTCGCATGTGGTAGCCACCGACGACACCATCATGCCGATGCTGAGCAAAGGCAAAACGGCGAACGCCCGGATGTGGATCTATGTGGGGGATGACGACCATGCCTACAACGTCTTCGACTTCACGCTGAACCGGGGCCGCGATGGGCCGAAACATTTTCTGAAAGATTACCGGCAGGTTTTGCTGGCCGATGCCTACGGCGGATACAACGGCGTGGTGGCGGGCAACGAGATCACGCGCGCGGGGTGCTGGGCGCATTTCCGTCGCAAGGTAGTGGAGGCGGAGAAGGCGGCGCCGGAGATCGCGCGGAGCGTGGTGGAGGTGGTGCGCGCGCTGTATTCAGTAGAACGTCAGGCGGCCGCACTTCCGGTGGCGGAGCGGCTGAAGCTGCGCCAGGAGAACTCGGTGCCGGTGGTAACGGAGTTACGGGAGAAACTGCTGGGCTGGAAAGAACAGTTGCTGCCGAAGCATCCGATGGCCGAGGCGCTGAACTACGCGCTGAGCCAGTGGGCGGAACTGACGGTGTTCTGCTCCGATGGAGCGGTGCCGCTGGACAACAACATCAGCGAAAGGGAAATGAAGCGAGTGGTGCTGAACCGCAAGAACTCGCTCTTCGTGGGCAATGCGAGGGGCGGCCGGACCGCAGCGATTCTGGCGAGCCTGACGAGCACCTGCCGCCGTCACGACGTGGACCCACAACTGTACCTGACGCAGTTGCTAACCAACCTGCCGTCGGTGCGCCTCAGCGACTTGGCAGACTGGCTGCCGGATGCATGGAAGCGGCGCCAAGCGGCGTCGCCTGAGGGGCCTCCAAAGTAG